A genomic window from Litoreibacter janthinus includes:
- the ruvB gene encoding Holliday junction branch migration DNA helicase RuvB gives MSEPDPTLRPERRPEDADRALRPQGLDEFIGQAEARANLRVFIESAKTRGEAMDHTLFHGPPGLGKTTLAQIMARELGVNFRMTSGPVLAKAGDLAAILTNLEARDVLFIDEIHRLNPVVEEVLYPALEDFELDLVIGEGPAARTVRIELQPFTLVGATTRLGLLTTPLRDRFGIPTRLQFYTESELHEIVRRGARLLGVPTEDDGALEIARRARGTPRIAGRLLRRVVDFAVVEGGGKITRALADSALTRLGVDHLGLDGADRRYLRLIAENYQGGPVGIETMSAALSESRDSLEEVIEPFLLQQGLIQRTPRGRMLAQKAWTHLGLAAPKGRTDLFES, from the coding sequence ATGAGCGAACCTGACCCAACCTTGCGCCCGGAGCGGCGGCCTGAAGACGCGGACCGTGCGTTGCGCCCGCAAGGGCTGGATGAATTCATCGGGCAAGCTGAGGCGCGCGCGAACCTGCGCGTGTTCATCGAAAGCGCAAAGACACGCGGCGAGGCGATGGATCACACACTTTTCCACGGCCCGCCCGGCTTGGGCAAAACCACGCTCGCTCAGATCATGGCGCGTGAGTTAGGGGTAAACTTTCGCATGACCTCTGGGCCGGTGCTGGCCAAAGCGGGTGATTTGGCGGCGATCCTGACCAATCTTGAAGCCCGCGACGTGTTGTTCATCGACGAAATCCACCGGCTCAACCCGGTGGTGGAAGAGGTACTTTACCCCGCACTGGAAGACTTCGAGCTGGATCTGGTGATTGGCGAGGGGCCTGCCGCGCGGACCGTTCGCATTGAGTTGCAACCGTTCACGCTCGTGGGGGCTACCACGCGGCTCGGGCTGCTGACGACGCCCTTGCGTGACAGGTTCGGAATACCGACACGGCTTCAGTTCTACACCGAAAGCGAATTGCACGAGATTGTCCGGCGCGGTGCGCGCTTGCTGGGCGTTCCGACCGAAGATGACGGGGCGCTGGAAATTGCCCGGCGTGCCCGTGGCACACCGCGCATAGCGGGCCGTTTGCTGCGGCGCGTTGTGGATTTTGCCGTGGTCGAAGGCGGTGGCAAGATCACCCGCGCATTGGCGGACAGCGCTTTAACGCGGCTGGGCGTGGATCACCTGGGCCTCGATGGCGCTGATAGGCGATATCTGCGGCTGATTGCGGAGAATTATCAAGGCGGGCCGGTTGGCATCGAGACCATGTCCGCCGCTTTGTCCGAAAGCCGTGATTCTTTGGAAGAGGTCATTGAGCCGTTCCTGCTGCAACAAGGGCTGATCCAGCGTACTCCGCGCGGGCGGATGCTTGCGCAAAAAGCATGGACGCATCTGGGGCTGGCTGCGCCGAAAGGGCGGACCGACTTGTTTGAGAGCTGA
- a CDS encoding DUF1127 domain-containing protein codes for MAVFETSRSLNEGVRADARGVFASLIGAVVAWNDRRVTRNALSCLTSRELDDIGLSRGDIYNV; via the coding sequence ATGGCTGTATTTGAAACCTCCCGCTCGCTGAACGAAGGCGTCCGCGCCGACGCTCGTGGCGTCTTCGCTTCCCTGATCGGTGCCGTAGTGGCATGGAATGACCGTCGCGTCACACGCAATGCACTGTCTTGCCTGACCTCCCGCGAGCTGGACGATATCGGGCTGAGCCGTGGCGATATCTACAACGTCTGA
- a CDS encoding 50S ribosomal protein L11 methyltransferase — protein sequence MPTYTALTTLMGEPAAQALGEALEALDPAPTGVGVFEVEDGSGLWEVGGYFLDQPNDIELALLTAAHGAKPFVVSEIPETDWVAHVRRELAPVEAGRFFVYGAHDADKVPADKVALLIEAAMAFGTGHHGTTQGCLLSLEDYVAEGRKATNVIDVGCGTAVLAMAAAAVWDQAVIASDIDPVAVEVAEVNAEANGMADKITCLEAIGFGHEQITAKAPFDLIFANILKGPLIDLAPDMAANCVEGGTIILSGLLIDQAAEVQAVYEAAGFEVSQRRDIGEWSALRMYKK from the coding sequence ATGCCGACATATACCGCTTTGACCACCCTTATGGGGGAACCTGCCGCTCAAGCCTTGGGCGAGGCTCTGGAGGCGCTGGATCCGGCGCCGACTGGCGTGGGTGTGTTCGAGGTGGAAGACGGCTCGGGCCTATGGGAAGTGGGCGGCTATTTTCTGGACCAGCCCAACGACATCGAACTGGCGCTTTTGACTGCGGCGCATGGAGCAAAGCCGTTTGTGGTGTCGGAAATCCCCGAGACGGACTGGGTGGCTCATGTGCGCCGCGAGCTTGCGCCAGTCGAAGCGGGCCGGTTCTTCGTCTACGGAGCCCACGACGCTGACAAGGTGCCCGCAGACAAAGTCGCGCTGTTGATTGAGGCCGCAATGGCCTTCGGGACGGGCCACCACGGCACCACACAGGGCTGTCTTTTGTCTTTGGAAGATTACGTTGCTGAGGGCCGGAAAGCGACGAATGTCATCGATGTAGGGTGCGGAACTGCGGTCTTGGCGATGGCTGCAGCTGCCGTTTGGGACCAAGCGGTCATCGCGTCGGACATTGATCCGGTTGCGGTTGAGGTCGCGGAAGTGAATGCCGAGGCCAACGGGATGGCCGACAAGATCACATGCCTTGAGGCCATCGGTTTCGGGCATGAACAGATCACGGCCAAAGCGCCGTTCGACCTGATTTTTGCCAACATTCTCAAAGGGCCACTGATTGATTTGGCCCCCGATATGGCTGCGAATTGTGTTGAAGGTGGCACTATTATTCTGTCCGGATTACTCATTGATCAGGCGGCAGAAGTGCAGGCCGTTTACGAAGCCGCAGGCTTTGAGGTGTCGCAAAGACGTGACATTGGGGAATGGTCTGCGCTGCGAATGTATAAGAAATAG
- the rpsD gene encoding 30S ribosomal protein S4 — protein sequence MTKRTAAKYKIDRRMGENIWGRPKSPVNRREYGPGQHGQRRKGKLSDFGLQLRAKQKLNGYYGDLTEKQFKRTYVEAARVKGDTGENLIGLLERRLDAVVYRAKFVPTVFAARQFVNHGHVTVNGQRVNIPSYRVKEGDVIEVRQKSKQMALVIEASQLPERDVPDYLEVDHSKMIATFVRTPGLGDVPYPVMMEPNLVIEYYAQN from the coding sequence ATGACTAAACGTACCGCTGCCAAATACAAAATTGACCGCCGGATGGGCGAAAACATCTGGGGTCGTCCAAAATCCCCAGTTAACCGCCGTGAATATGGCCCCGGCCAGCACGGTCAGCGCCGCAAGGGCAAACTGTCGGACTTCGGTCTGCAGCTGCGCGCCAAGCAGAAGTTGAATGGCTACTACGGCGACCTGACCGAGAAACAGTTCAAGCGCACTTACGTTGAAGCTGCTCGTGTTAAAGGCGACACCGGTGAAAACCTGATCGGCCTGCTGGAGCGTCGTCTGGACGCAGTTGTTTACCGCGCCAAGTTCGTGCCGACCGTTTTCGCGGCCCGTCAGTTCGTCAACCACGGCCACGTGACCGTGAACGGCCAACGTGTGAACATCCCTTCCTACCGTGTGAAAGAAGGCGACGTGATCGAAGTTCGTCAGAAGTCCAAGCAAATGGCGCTGGTGATCGAAGCATCGCAACTGCCAGAGCGCGACGTTCCTGACTACCTTGAGGTTGACCACTCCAAAATGATCGCGACCTTCGTGCGCACTCCGGGTCTGGGCGACGTGCCTTACCCAGTCATGATGGAACCTAACCTCGTGATCGAATATTACGCTCAGAACTAA
- a CDS encoding adenylate kinase, producing MDGTKTAVTSPVLILLGPPGAGKGTQARMLEEGFGLVQLSTGDLLRAAVAAGTDAGKQAKSVMEAGGLVSDDIVLAILKDRLAEPDCAKGVILDGFPRTTVQAEALDDLLEATGQRINAAISLDVDDAEMVTRIAGRFTCKGCGEGYHDSFKAPAVAETCDKCGSTEMVRRADDNAETVASRLEAYHAQTAPLIDYYDGQGALVRVDAMGDIGAISSELGAIVSRVSA from the coding sequence ATGGACGGAACCAAGACCGCCGTGACCTCGCCTGTTCTGATCTTGCTCGGGCCTCCGGGTGCGGGCAAGGGCACCCAAGCGCGTATGCTGGAAGAAGGTTTCGGGCTTGTGCAGCTGTCGACGGGTGACCTGCTGCGCGCTGCCGTGGCCGCAGGAACTGACGCGGGCAAGCAAGCCAAAAGTGTCATGGAAGCCGGTGGGCTGGTCAGCGACGACATTGTGCTGGCCATTCTAAAGGACCGTCTGGCAGAGCCTGACTGCGCCAAAGGCGTGATCCTAGATGGCTTCCCGCGCACGACGGTGCAGGCAGAGGCACTTGATGATCTGCTGGAGGCTACCGGCCAGCGCATCAATGCAGCGATTTCGCTGGATGTGGACGACGCCGAAATGGTCACGCGCATCGCCGGCCGCTTCACCTGCAAAGGCTGCGGTGAAGGGTATCACGACAGCTTCAAAGCTCCAGCCGTTGCGGAGACCTGTGACAAGTGTGGCTCCACCGAAATGGTGCGCCGTGCGGATGACAACGCCGAAACCGTGGCGTCCCGATTGGAAGCATACCATGCACAAACCGCGCCGCTGATCGATTATTACGACGGGCAGGGCGCTTTGGTGCGTGTGGACGCGATGGGCGATATCGGTGCTATTTCGTCAGAGCTTGGCGCAATCGTCAGCCGCGTATCGGCCTGA
- the ruvC gene encoding crossover junction endodeoxyribonuclease RuvC yields MRVIGIDPGLRNLGWGVIDTDGVRISHVANGTCHSTGTELAARLLSLHVQLTEIVTRYAPDTAGVEQTFVNKDGAGTLKLGQARGIAMLVPAQAGLSIGEYAPNKIKKTVVGVGHADKTQVAHMVKMQLPGVVITGPDAADALAIALCHAFHARAGNTLSAALARAGA; encoded by the coding sequence ATGCGCGTCATAGGGATTGATCCGGGGTTGAGAAACCTTGGATGGGGAGTGATCGACACAGATGGTGTGCGCATCTCCCATGTTGCCAATGGCACCTGCCATTCGACGGGAACAGAGTTGGCCGCGCGACTTCTTAGCTTACATGTCCAACTGACTGAAATTGTCACCCGATACGCGCCTGACACGGCGGGGGTGGAGCAAACATTCGTTAACAAGGATGGGGCGGGCACGTTGAAGCTCGGCCAAGCGCGCGGGATCGCGATGCTGGTTCCGGCGCAGGCTGGGTTGAGTATTGGCGAGTATGCCCCGAACAAAATCAAGAAGACTGTCGTCGGAGTTGGTCACGCCGACAAAACTCAGGTGGCGCATATGGTGAAGATGCAATTGCCCGGCGTGGTAATAACTGGGCCGGATGCCGCAGACGCTTTGGCGATTGCGTTGTGTCATGCGTTTCATGCGCGGGCGGGCAACACGCTCAGCGCAGCATTGGCGAGGGCAGGGGCATGA
- the ybgC gene encoding tol-pal system-associated acyl-CoA thioesterase: MSSPHIFSCRIYYEDTDLAGIVYYANYLKFIERARSEWVREIGVDQVALKAEQGIVFAVRRVEADYLSPAKFDDVIAVETRVQDISAARITLTQDVSRGGVALFRAVVTLVCLGADGRPTRLPADIRQLMQR; this comes from the coding sequence ATGAGCAGCCCGCACATCTTTTCATGCCGTATTTACTACGAAGATACCGACCTTGCGGGGATCGTGTATTACGCCAACTACTTGAAATTCATTGAGCGCGCCCGAAGCGAATGGGTGCGCGAGATTGGCGTCGATCAGGTTGCGCTGAAAGCAGAGCAGGGTATCGTCTTTGCTGTGCGTCGTGTCGAGGCGGACTACCTGTCGCCTGCCAAGTTTGACGATGTGATCGCAGTTGAAACGCGGGTGCAGGACATCTCGGCGGCACGGATCACGCTCACGCAAGATGTCAGTCGGGGCGGGGTGGCGCTGTTCAGGGCGGTTGTCACGCTTGTTTGCCTTGGCGCGGATGGTCGTCCGACACGCCTTCCGGCGGATATTCGCCAACTGATGCAACGGTAA
- a CDS encoding mechanosensitive ion channel family protein yields MENEETGIAEQIDAEPELIFDKIDAWLDGFFRLLPNIGVALVVIVIFWLVAKGLAALIHRSANRRDRPSLAEVASSLVKWAVIILGVMLAITIVAPSIKPADLIAGLGVGSVAIGFAFKDILQNMLAGILILLRQPFEVGDQIVSGGHEGTVEKIETRATLIKTYDGRRVVIPNADIYTDSVIVNTAFDTRRSQYDIGIGCNDDWDKARKIMKETCAKVDGVLDDPAPETIPVELGDFANIVRLRWWTKADRATVIHVKGDVLQAVYKALDEAAIDMPYPTHVQLWHDQTDEHDGDRARQREGWPTSSDGDPKPRRVADAVCDKSAS; encoded by the coding sequence ATGGAAAACGAAGAAACTGGCATCGCCGAGCAGATAGACGCCGAACCGGAACTTATCTTCGACAAGATTGATGCGTGGCTCGACGGCTTCTTCAGGCTGCTCCCAAACATCGGCGTGGCGCTGGTCGTCATCGTGATTTTCTGGCTCGTAGCCAAAGGGCTCGCCGCCCTCATCCACCGTTCAGCGAACCGGCGAGACCGTCCAAGCCTTGCCGAAGTGGCCAGCAGCCTCGTGAAGTGGGCCGTGATCATTCTGGGCGTCATGCTTGCGATCACGATCGTAGCACCATCCATCAAGCCAGCAGACCTCATTGCTGGTTTGGGGGTTGGATCGGTTGCGATCGGCTTTGCGTTCAAAGACATCCTTCAGAACATGCTCGCCGGAATTCTGATCCTGCTCCGACAGCCGTTTGAGGTCGGTGACCAGATCGTCTCGGGCGGACACGAGGGGACGGTGGAAAAAATTGAAACACGCGCCACGCTGATCAAGACCTATGACGGGCGTCGCGTCGTCATCCCCAATGCCGACATTTATACGGACAGCGTCATCGTCAACACCGCCTTCGATACCCGCCGGTCGCAATACGATATCGGTATCGGCTGCAACGATGACTGGGACAAGGCCCGCAAAATCATGAAAGAGACATGCGCGAAGGTGGACGGCGTACTGGATGACCCCGCACCAGAGACCATTCCGGTGGAACTCGGTGATTTCGCCAACATTGTCCGACTGCGGTGGTGGACCAAAGCCGACCGCGCCACAGTCATCCACGTCAAAGGTGACGTTCTTCAGGCAGTCTACAAGGCTCTGGATGAGGCCGCGATCGACATGCCGTACCCGACGCATGTGCAGCTTTGGCATGACCAAACAGACGAACATGACGGCGACCGTGCACGTCAGCGTGAAGGCTGGCCCACCTCGTCCGACGGGGATCCCAAGCCGCGCCGCGTAGCCGACGCGGTCTGCGACAAGTCGGCGTCCTAA
- a CDS encoding MFS transporter produces MFGDSIRRMDLDEAKALPFVRQPVFLLFLMALAMPIAFATWSALLNNFVIEVAGFTGVEIGWLHTVREIPGFLAIGVIFLIIFVREQVLGLISLILLGLATAMTAYFPQFGGILMLTLLSSIGFHYYETVNQSLQLQWIEKAKAPQTLGWLTAAGSFASLIAYGLLVLTWKTFDLSYEVVYLIAGGVTVLIAGFCLIYFPQFETPNPQNKTMVLRKRYWLYYALQFVSGARRQIFVVFAAFMMVERFGFEVHEVTALFLINYVANMIFAPLIGRAIGVYGERNMLIFEYVGLTIVFLAYGGIYYFGWGVVLAASLYVVNHLFFSMAFALKTYFQKIADPADIAPTAAVAFTINHIAAVFLPVVLGYMWINSPASVFIAAACMAISSLLLSLLIPRHPEPGHETIFARPEAAPAE; encoded by the coding sequence ATGTTCGGGGATAGCATCAGACGCATGGATTTGGACGAGGCGAAGGCGTTGCCCTTCGTGCGCCAGCCGGTGTTCTTGCTGTTCCTCATGGCGCTTGCCATGCCAATTGCCTTCGCCACGTGGTCTGCGTTGCTCAATAACTTCGTGATCGAGGTTGCCGGGTTCACCGGTGTCGAAATCGGCTGGCTTCATACCGTGCGCGAGATACCGGGGTTCCTTGCCATCGGTGTGATCTTCTTGATCATTTTTGTGCGCGAACAGGTGCTTGGGCTGATTTCATTGATCTTGCTTGGTCTGGCCACGGCCATGACTGCCTACTTTCCGCAGTTCGGTGGCATTTTGATGCTGACGCTGCTGTCGTCCATCGGCTTCCACTATTACGAGACGGTGAACCAGTCTTTGCAGTTGCAATGGATCGAAAAGGCCAAAGCCCCGCAGACTTTGGGTTGGCTGACCGCTGCGGGCAGTTTCGCGTCGCTGATCGCCTACGGGCTCTTGGTGCTGACGTGGAAAACTTTCGATCTGAGCTATGAGGTCGTGTACCTGATTGCCGGTGGAGTCACCGTGCTGATTGCGGGCTTCTGCCTGATCTACTTTCCGCAGTTCGAAACGCCAAATCCCCAGAACAAGACCATGGTCCTGCGCAAGCGGTACTGGCTCTATTATGCGCTGCAATTCGTTTCGGGCGCGCGGCGTCAGATTTTCGTGGTTTTTGCGGCGTTCATGATGGTCGAGCGGTTCGGATTTGAGGTGCATGAAGTGACGGCACTGTTCCTGATCAACTACGTTGCCAACATGATCTTTGCCCCGCTGATCGGGCGCGCGATTGGCGTCTATGGCGAGCGCAATATGCTGATATTCGAGTATGTCGGCCTGACAATCGTGTTCCTCGCCTATGGCGGGATTTACTATTTTGGCTGGGGCGTTGTTTTGGCGGCCTCTTTGTATGTGGTGAACCATCTGTTCTTCTCGATGGCGTTTGCGTTGAAAACCTATTTCCAGAAGATCGCTGATCCTGCAGATATCGCCCCGACGGCTGCGGTGGCCTTTACGATCAACCACATCGCCGCCGTCTTCCTGCCGGTTGTGCTGGGCTACATGTGGATCAATTCGCCCGCATCGGTGTTTATCGCGGCGGCCTGCATGGCGATTTCGTCTTTGCTTCTGTCGCTGCTGATCCCGCGGCACCCAGAGCCTGGGCACGAGACGATATTTGCCCGCCCGGAGGCAGCACCCGCCGAGTGA
- the acs gene encoding acetate--CoA ligase, with amino-acid sequence MTTPSNPDTTYAPDPAFAKKAHVDAAGYEKMYAASMADPDAFWAEQGKRLDWIKPFTKVSDVDFTLGNVHINWFADGTLNVAANCIDRHLATRGDQTAIIWEPDDPKDDAKHITYKQLHKSVCKMANVLESLGVRKGDRVVIYLPMIPEAAYAMLACARIGAIHSIVFAGFSPDALGARINGCDAKVVITADEAPRGGRKTALKSNTDQALLHCKDSVKCLVVKRTGGQTTWTDRDYDYNEMAMEADDSSHPAEMNAEDPLFILYTSGSTGQPKGVVHTSGGYLTYAAMTQEIVFDYHEGDIFWCTADVGWVTGHSYIVYGPLANGATTIMFEGVPTFPDAGRFWEVCEKHKVNQFYTAPTALRALMGQGDSFVEKYDLSDLKVLGTVGEPINPEAWTWYYNVIGKGKVPIVDTWWQTETGGHLMTPLPGATNLKPGSAQQPFFGIKPLVLDPQSAEVIEGNDVDGVLVIANSWPGQMRTVWGDHERFEKTYFSDYPGYYFTGDGCKRDADGDYWITGRVDDVINVSGHRMGTAEVESALVAHAQVAEAAVVGYPHDIKGQGIYAYVTLMNGVEATEELRKELEKWVRTEIGPIAKPDLIQWSPGLPKTRSGKIMRRILRKIAEDDFGALGDTSTLAEPAVVDDLIANRMNRKDA; translated from the coding sequence ATGACGACCCCATCCAATCCAGATACGACTTATGCCCCAGACCCGGCCTTCGCTAAGAAAGCCCACGTGGATGCGGCAGGCTACGAAAAAATGTATGCGGCCTCGATGGCTGACCCGGATGCCTTCTGGGCAGAGCAGGGCAAGCGACTGGACTGGATCAAGCCGTTCACCAAAGTCTCCGATGTCGATTTCACCCTCGGCAATGTCCACATCAACTGGTTTGCGGACGGCACACTGAACGTTGCTGCCAATTGCATCGACCGCCATCTGGCAACGCGCGGTGACCAGACCGCGATTATCTGGGAGCCGGATGATCCGAAGGACGACGCCAAGCACATCACCTATAAGCAGCTGCACAAGTCGGTCTGCAAAATGGCCAACGTGCTGGAAAGTCTTGGCGTTCGCAAAGGCGACCGCGTTGTAATTTACCTGCCGATGATCCCTGAGGCCGCTTACGCCATGCTGGCCTGCGCCCGCATTGGTGCGATCCACTCCATCGTGTTCGCGGGCTTCTCGCCGGATGCATTGGGGGCACGGATTAATGGCTGTGACGCCAAGGTTGTGATTACCGCTGACGAGGCCCCGCGTGGCGGCCGCAAGACTGCGCTGAAATCGAACACCGACCAAGCGCTGCTGCACTGCAAAGACAGCGTGAAATGTCTCGTCGTAAAGCGCACCGGTGGCCAGACCACGTGGACCGACCGCGATTACGACTACAACGAGATGGCGATGGAGGCGGATGACTCGTCCCACCCTGCCGAGATGAACGCCGAGGACCCGTTGTTCATCCTGTATACGTCGGGCTCTACCGGCCAACCAAAGGGTGTTGTTCACACCTCTGGTGGCTATCTGACCTACGCGGCAATGACGCAAGAAATCGTTTTCGATTACCACGAAGGCGACATCTTCTGGTGCACCGCAGATGTGGGCTGGGTCACGGGCCACAGCTACATCGTCTATGGCCCGTTGGCCAACGGTGCGACGACCATCATGTTTGAGGGCGTGCCAACCTTCCCCGATGCCGGACGGTTCTGGGAAGTGTGCGAGAAGCACAAGGTTAACCAGTTCTACACCGCGCCGACCGCACTTCGCGCGTTGATGGGGCAGGGCGACAGCTTTGTTGAAAAATATGACCTGAGCGACTTGAAAGTGCTGGGCACCGTGGGCGAGCCGATCAATCCAGAGGCGTGGACTTGGTACTATAACGTTATCGGCAAAGGCAAAGTCCCGATCGTCGATACGTGGTGGCAAACCGAGACCGGTGGCCACCTGATGACCCCTCTGCCAGGTGCGACCAACCTGAAACCGGGCTCTGCACAGCAGCCGTTCTTCGGGATCAAGCCGCTTGTGCTGGATCCGCAATCGGCTGAAGTGATCGAGGGCAATGACGTGGACGGAGTGCTAGTGATTGCCAACTCGTGGCCAGGCCAGATGCGCACCGTTTGGGGCGATCATGAGCGGTTCGAGAAGACCTATTTCAGCGACTACCCCGGCTACTACTTCACCGGTGACGGTTGTAAGCGCGATGCAGACGGCGACTACTGGATTACTGGCCGCGTGGATGACGTGATCAACGTCTCCGGTCACCGCATGGGGACCGCCGAAGTCGAAAGCGCGCTTGTGGCGCATGCTCAAGTGGCCGAGGCCGCCGTGGTGGGCTACCCGCATGACATCAAAGGCCAAGGCATCTATGCCTACGTGACCTTGATGAACGGCGTGGAGGCAACCGAGGAGTTGCGCAAAGAGCTGGAGAAATGGGTTCGTACCGAGATTGGCCCGATTGCCAAGCCGGATCTGATTCAGTGGTCACCGGGCCTGCCGAAGACACGTTCGGGCAAGATCATGCGCCGCATTTTGCGCAAGATCGCAGAGGATGATTTTGGTGCGTTGGGCGACACCTCCACTTTGGCAGAACCCGCCGTGGTGGATGACCTTATTGCCAACCGCATGAACCGAAAGGACGCGTAA
- the ruvA gene encoding Holliday junction branch migration protein RuvA → MIGKLSGRLDYRASDHILIDVGGVGYVVYCSERTMAVLPGPGEAVSLFTELLVREDLLQLFGFTSLVEKEWHRLLMTVQGVGAKASMAILSTLGPDGVSRAVTLGDWNAIKAAKGIGPKTAQKVVLELKDKAPNVMAMGGSLAAAQGNVVKATSEDDVLEPISAPTASAQAEALSALVNLGYGHGDAAGAVAQAAGEGAAETPALIRAALKLLAPKD, encoded by the coding sequence ATGATTGGAAAATTGTCAGGCCGGTTGGACTACCGGGCGTCGGATCACATCCTGATCGACGTCGGCGGCGTGGGCTACGTGGTTTACTGTTCCGAACGGACGATGGCGGTGTTGCCCGGCCCTGGAGAAGCCGTTTCGCTTTTCACCGAGCTATTGGTGCGCGAAGACCTGCTGCAGCTCTTCGGGTTCACCTCGCTGGTGGAAAAGGAATGGCACAGATTGCTGATGACTGTGCAAGGGGTCGGTGCCAAGGCATCGATGGCGATCTTGTCGACCTTGGGGCCTGATGGCGTGTCGCGCGCTGTGACCTTGGGGGACTGGAATGCGATCAAAGCCGCCAAGGGGATCGGTCCCAAGACCGCGCAAAAGGTTGTGCTGGAGTTGAAAGACAAAGCCCCCAATGTGATGGCGATGGGGGGCAGCTTGGCCGCTGCGCAAGGCAATGTGGTGAAAGCCACAAGCGAAGATGATGTGCTGGAGCCGATCTCAGCGCCAACTGCTTCGGCACAGGCGGAGGCGCTCTCGGCCTTGGTTAACCTAGGTTACGGCCATGGCGATGCGGCAGGCGCGGTTGCGCAAGCTGCAGGCGAAGGTGCGGCGGAGACGCCTGCACTAATCCGCGCGGCGTTGAAGCTGCTGGCCCCGAAGGATTAG
- a CDS encoding homospermidine synthase has translation MTYPVYGRIDGPIVMIGFGSIGRGTWPLIERHFEYDADKFVVIEPNSDNHNFLKQHNIRFVSESVTRDNYRDLLGGLLEQGKGFVVNLSVDTSSLDLMKFCREMEVPYIDTVVEPWDGFYFETESNADRTNYALRQKVRDEKAANPGGSTAVSCCGANPGMVSWFVKEALLTLAKDTGADATAPTSRDGWGKLMQGLGVKGVHIAERDTQARRLPRPRNVFVNTWSVEGFIAEGFQPAELGWGTHETWFPENAHRYDVGCQSAIWLERPGAITRVHTWCPTPGPQFGYLVTHNEAVSISDYYTVGSAGAPEYRPTCHYAYHPCDDAVLSLHEMFGSGRQQVEHEILDVDEIVEGIDELGVLLYGHEKNALWFGSRLSNAETRKLAPYQNATGLQVTSAVLAGMVWALENPNAGIVETDEMDHARCLEVQRPYLGPVEAHYTDWTPLQDRWQHFPEDIDESDPWQFRNVLAS, from the coding sequence ATGACTTATCCTGTGTATGGTCGCATCGACGGCCCCATCGTGATGATCGGCTTCGGCTCTATCGGCAGAGGCACTTGGCCTTTGATTGAGCGGCATTTCGAGTATGACGCCGACAAGTTTGTGGTGATCGAGCCGAATTCGGACAATCACAACTTCCTCAAGCAACACAATATCCGCTTCGTGTCTGAGTCCGTGACCCGCGACAACTACCGCGACCTGCTGGGCGGTTTGCTGGAGCAGGGCAAAGGCTTTGTGGTGAACCTATCGGTGGACACGTCCTCGCTGGATCTGATGAAGTTCTGCCGCGAGATGGAGGTGCCGTATATAGACACCGTGGTGGAGCCGTGGGACGGGTTCTATTTCGAGACGGAAAGCAACGCGGACCGGACGAATTACGCGCTTCGCCAGAAAGTGCGTGACGAAAAGGCGGCGAACCCCGGCGGCTCCACAGCGGTGTCGTGCTGCGGGGCCAATCCGGGCATGGTCAGCTGGTTTGTCAAAGAGGCACTGCTGACCTTGGCCAAGGACACCGGCGCCGATGCAACCGCGCCCACCAGCCGCGACGGTTGGGGCAAGCTGATGCAGGGGCTCGGGGTCAAAGGCGTGCATATTGCCGAGCGCGACACGCAGGCACGTCGTCTGCCCCGTCCGCGCAACGTATTTGTGAACACATGGTCCGTAGAGGGATTCATCGCCGAAGGCTTCCAGCCCGCCGAGTTGGGTTGGGGCACCCATGAGACTTGGTTCCCAGAGAACGCACATCGTTACGACGTTGGCTGCCAGTCGGCAATCTGGCTGGAGCGCCCGGGCGCAATTACCCGCGTGCACACATGGTGTCCGACACCCGGCCCGCAGTTCGGCTATCTCGTGACCCATAACGAGGCGGTGTCGATTTCGGACTACTACACCGTTGGTTCGGCGGGTGCGCCTGAATACCGCCCGACCTGCCATTACGCCTACCACCCGTGTGACGATGCGGTGCTGTCGCTACACGAGATGTTCGGCTCTGGTCGCCAGCAGGTGGAGCATGAAATTCTCGATGTGGACGAAATCGTAGAGGGTATCGATGAGTTGGGCGTGCTGCTGTACGGGCACGAAAAGAACGCGCTTTGGTTCGGCTCGCGCCTATCCAATGCCGAGACCCGCAAGCTTGCGCCGTATCAGAATGCCACGGGATTGCAGGTAACGTCGGCCGTTCTGGCTGGGATGGTTTGGGCGCTTGAGAACCCGAATGCCGGTATTGTCGAAACAGACGAGATGGATCATGCGCGGTGCCTTGAGGTGCAGCGTCCTTATCTGGGACCTGTTGAGGCGCATTACACCGACTGGACGCCGTTGCAGGACCGGTGGCAGCATTTTCCTGAAGACATCGACGAGAGCGACCCTTGGCAATTCCGCAACGTGCTTGCGAGTTGA